The following are from one region of the Halorussus rarus genome:
- the hisF gene encoding imidazole glycerol phosphate synthase subunit HisF, translating into MTLTKRIIPCIDVDLDEDGNPAVYTGVNFEDLEYTGDPVEMARAYNESGADEFVFLDITASADGRETMLGVVEDVADEIFIPLTVGGGIRTTDDIKETLRAGADKVSINSGAIANPDLITRGADAFGSQCIVISVDARRRFDERGEHYVDVDGESCWFECTVKGGREGTGLDVVEWAAEAEARGAGELFVNSIDKDGTKDGYDIPLTKAVCDAVDTPVIASSGCGGPEDMYEVFTEAGADAGLAASIFHFGEYSIRDIKEYLDDRDVPVRL; encoded by the coding sequence ATGACTCTCACTAAGCGCATCATCCCGTGCATCGACGTGGACTTGGACGAGGACGGGAACCCCGCGGTGTACACCGGCGTCAACTTCGAAGACCTCGAGTACACCGGCGACCCGGTCGAGATGGCCCGGGCGTACAACGAGTCGGGCGCCGACGAGTTCGTCTTCCTCGACATCACCGCGAGCGCCGACGGCCGCGAGACCATGCTCGGCGTGGTCGAGGACGTGGCCGACGAGATATTCATCCCGCTCACGGTGGGCGGCGGCATCCGGACGACCGACGACATCAAGGAGACGCTCCGGGCGGGCGCCGACAAGGTCTCGATCAACTCCGGCGCCATCGCGAACCCCGACCTCATCACGCGTGGCGCCGACGCCTTCGGCAGCCAGTGCATCGTCATCTCGGTCGACGCCAGGCGCCGGTTCGACGAGCGCGGCGAGCACTACGTCGACGTCGACGGCGAGTCCTGCTGGTTCGAGTGCACCGTCAAGGGCGGCCGCGAGGGGACCGGCCTCGACGTCGTCGAGTGGGCTGCGGAGGCCGAGGCCCGCGGCGCCGGCGAACTGTTCGTCAACTCCATCGACAAGGACGGCACGAAGGACGGCTACGACATCCCGCTGACGAAGGCGGTCTGCGACGCGGTCGACACCCCGGTCATCGCCTCCTCGGGGTGCGGCGGCCCGGAGGACATGTACGAGGTGTTCACCGAGGCGGGCGCGGACGCCGGTCTGGCGGCCTCGATCTTCCACTTCGGCGAGTACTCCATCCGCGACATCAAGGAGTACCTCGACGACCGCGACGTGCCGGTCCGTCTCTGA